Genomic DNA from Setaria italica strain Yugu1 chromosome V, Setaria_italica_v2.0, whole genome shotgun sequence:
GACAGTTGAACATGCTTGGACTTCCTTTTGATTACATTGTATTGTTTTCTGGACGTTGGTGAATTCATACGCAGTGTCTTAGGCTTCGATAAATACTGCTACTTAAAGACTATATTCTAAATCTACAAAATAATAAATATAGGTACTTTCTTAAGTAGGTGCATGCTGAATATCATGCAGAAGTTATTCCCTGAGTGctgataaaagaaaaaaacatttcTGCTGCATGTTTCAGTTTGATGGTTTCATTGACCTCGATGCATATGATACAATAGCAATGAAGATCAAAGGGGATGGAAGATGCTACATATCTACCGTATGTTCCCAACCAAGagtcatttttgaatatttgatgTCCAGTCAGTATCGTTCTGCATTGTCTGAATCTTTAAGTACAGATATACACAGAGAATTGGGTGAATTCACCTGGACAACAAGAAGATAATTCATGGCAGGCTTTTGTGTACACACCCCAAGACAGATGGCAAATCTTGAAGGTAAATTATACTTTACAACCATTCAAAATCCGAAATATGTGAAAAATTTATGATTAGCACCAGTTTCTGTTTTGTTCAGATCCCTCTTGATCGGTATTTACCTACATGGAGAGGAAGTGTGATTGAGGCAAAGTTGGAAATGAATCCTGCTCGGATTGTGGGGATGTCTCTCTCTGTAAACGCAGAAGGCGGTGTTCCCGGTGCCAAGACTGGGACTGGTGATTTTAGGCTAGAGGTTGATTGGATCAAGGCATTGAGGACAGTGTGAGCTCCACAAGTCGTAGTCTTTTTTTCACATCGGcgctttctttctcttttgtttCACCCTGCTCTGCCAGCAGCCAAAACCACTTGACTACATGAGTAACCATAATGCGGAGTGCCCACTCCTGTATGCACTTTTAGGTGTATGAAATGTTTATGTTTGCCGGTAAACATGGAAGGCTGCTGCAGTCGGC
This window encodes:
- the LOC101752719 gene encoding probable complex I intermediate-associated protein 30 isoform X2; the protein is MECYYPGLSSASLEITEGAAGADTSLTGVFSGNLSSDMSEGSTWRIRRYGFCGMRSKKFDGFIDLDAYDTIAMKIKGDGRCYISTIYTENWVNSPGQQEDNSWQAFVYTPQDRWQILKIPLDRYLPTWRGSVIEAKLEMNPARIVGMSLSVNAEGGVPGAKTGTGDFRLEVDWIKALRTV
- the LOC101752719 gene encoding probable complex I intermediate-associated protein 30 isoform X1 — protein: MSRLRALWQASFNSTKRALVWSSDDLIPPTERYIFNFNSKDELKRWHLYSDSEYGGLSSASLEITEGAAGADTSLTGVFSGNLSSDMSEGSTWRIRRYGFCGMRSKKFDGFIDLDAYDTIAMKIKGDGRCYISTIYTENWVNSPGQQEDNSWQAFVYTPQDRWQILKIPLDRYLPTWRGSVIEAKLEMNPARIVGMSLSVNAEGGVPGAKTGTGDFRLEVDWIKALRTV